The segment TTTAGTTGTATCACCCAATTTTAAACCTCCAACCTCTTGTAGCCCTACCTCTTCTACTTCCTTTACTCCCCCACTATTACATCCCATCACCATCATCATCATTATCACAAACTTCACCATTACTTCCTTATTAAAATGACTATTTAAATATTTCTTTGATAGAGAATCAATTTCATTAAGTCTAATAGCTTCTCGTAAAATTTGATTCTTTGCTTTAACTTCGGCTAATTCTTGCGCTACTCTTTGATTTATGCTTAAAGGTTTACTTGATCTTGCTTTGCTTGATAATATTTGCTTATCATTCTCAGCAAGTCCCTTTTTATACTTCATATAATGATTATATTTATTCAAACTACTAAGTAGATTCCATTGTACAGGACGTCTTCTGCAACATTATTTATATAATTCCCGAAAAATATTGAATGTCTGTATAATTCATAAGAATTGATTTTAGAATTGTGTTTCATTTTACCTCTAACCTATCAACCTTATTCAATATACAATAAATAATTATAGATAAATTATTTATTTTTGCTAAAAAAAGCAAAAACTATAAAAAATTTGCAAAAAAAAATTAAACTTATTCTTTAGATAGAAGAAACATTTACTTATTTAAATATCAGCGTTAATAAAATTCCTATAGTTAAAGTAATAATGGTTCCAAACATCCAAGCATGTAATTTAAATGTTCCTTTAACCTCTGATGCAAATTTATCTATCTTAGTATCAAGTTCTATTTTATTCAGTTCCATATCTTTTCTTACAAGAGAAATCTCTGATTTTAAGTTACTTTCAACAGTATTTATCTTATTATCAAGTTCAGTGAACTTACTATCCATTCTATTAATAAGTTCTTCTTTCGTGT is part of the Borrelia duttonii Ly genome and harbors:
- the bdr gene encoding Bdr family repetitive protein, which produces MEYMQMEPVITRQMVLNELVKAGIKRDIADDLSYRYYKNELTTKDLQYLKENFDIKLKHLEEKIFDTKEELINRMDSKFTELDNKINTVESNLKSEISLVRKDMELNKIELDTKIDKFASEVKGTFKLHAWMFGTIITLTIGILLTLIFK